The Populus trichocarpa isolate Nisqually-1 chromosome 18, P.trichocarpa_v4.1, whole genome shotgun sequence genomic interval aatctgAGTTAATAATCtcgattttaaaatataaaaccgataaaaatagatttgaaaaaaaattacaaaatttttgttttaaaaagaaagcgAAACAGTCATAGACTTGTCCTCTCCACTCAGAAAAAGAACTTGACTCTTATCTCGATCATTTTTTCCTATCAAACAACTCTCCCCTCACTCAAAAATGAAAATGGAAGAAATTTTTGCAGCCGAGATTGCAAAATCCCTTTTAGGGAAGTTAGGCTCTTTTGCTGTTCAAGAATTTCGTTTGGCATGGGGACTTGAAGATGACCTTGCACGTCTTGAAGAGAGATTGAAAGCCATCAACGTGGTGCTGTCGGATGCTGAGAAGCAACAATCAAAGAATGACAGGATTCGGCTCTGGCTCCATATGCTCAGAGAAGTCTTGTATGATGCAGAGGACGTGCTGGACGAAATCGAGTGCGAAACTTTGCAAAGGCAGGTGGTGAAAACTAAAGGGAGCACCAGCAGAAAGGTACGACGCTTCTTTTCAAGCTCTAATAAGATTGCACTCCGTTTAAGAATGGGTCATAAGATAAAGAGCATCATAGAAAGACTAGCTGAGATTTCATCTCTTAAGTCTGACTTCAACCTCAGCGAGCAGACTATTGATTGTAGTCATGTCTTGCATGATGAAACAGAGATGAACCGATCCTTTGAGAGCTTTTCCGGTCTTATCGGAAGAGATGAAGACAAAGAACGCATCATCAACCTTTTAGTAGCACCTTTTAAGGTTGGTGATGCACATCCCCTTGTCCTTCCGATAGTTGGAATGGGAGGACTGGGGAAGACATCTCTTGCCAAATCGGTGTGTGATGCTGAAAATGTAAAAAGTCATTTTGAACGGAAGATGGAGGTATGTGTTTCAGATGATTTTTCCTTAAAACAAGTGATACAAAAGATTATTAAATCTGCAACCGGGGAAAGATGTGCGGATTTGGATGGGGGTGAACTAATACAAAAACTTGAAGCAATTCTGAATGGTAGGAAATACTTGCTTCTTTTGGATGATGTTTGGAATGAAGATGCTCAAAAATGGTTGTTGTTGAAGCCTCTGTTATCAAAAGGTGCTGATGGAAGTAAGATTATAGTGACTACCCGTAGTCAACGTGTTGCTGAGATTATGGGTACTGTCAATACTGCATACAACCTAAGTCTTCTTGGTCAAGAGGACTGTCTGTCGTTGTTTTACAAGTGTGCATTCAAGGAAGGGCAAATGGAGTTGTATCCAAATTTGGTTGGAATTGGGAAAGAAATAGTGGCAAAATGCAAGCAAGTTCCTCTGGCAGTGATTAACATGGGGACTCAACTGTATGGTAAAACTGATGAAACAGAGTGGAAATCGGTGAGAGATAGTGAGAAGTGGGAAGAAGAGGGAGATGGTATTTTACCTGCCTTGAAAATAAGTTATCAAAGACTGCCGACTCACTTGAAAAGATGCCTTCTTTATTGTTCGGTTTTTCCAAAAGATTACCTATTCGCAGATCTCTTGTTGGTGCAATTTTGGATGGCACATGGGCTCATTCTTCAATCATCAAATCCAAATGAGAAGTTGGAAGATGTTGGCTTGCGTTATGTGCGCGAGTTGATCTCAAGATGTTTCTTCCAAGATTATGAGGATAGGATAGTTATAGCTTACTTTAAAATGCATGATTTAATGCATGATCTTGCATCATCATTGGCTCAAAATGAGTTTTCAATCATAAGCTCTCAAAACCACCGATTTTCCAAAACGACCCGTCATTTGTCAGTCATcgactccattttttttttccaccgaATTCTCCCCAAGTTTTCAAATGAGTTCGACCATGTGCGGTCAATCCTCTTTGCAGATATTATAGTGGGGCCTACATGCAAAACAGACTTTGAGAAATGTTTGTCAGGATTTAAGCATTTGCGGTCTTTGGAATTAATGGATGATTCTGAATTCAAGGATTTTCCGGAGAGGATTGGCGCCTTGAAACATTTGAGATATCTCCATTTTTTTTGGAACACAGAAATGACAAGACTCCCGAAGTCTCTTTTCAAATTGCAAAATTTGCAAGCTCTGGTTGTGGGTGCAAAAGGATTAGAAGAGTTGCCCAAAGATGTGAGGTACATGATCAACCttagatttttatttctagTTACTCAGCAGAAGCGGTTGCCAGAAGGTGGGATTGGGTGCTTGAAATTTCTTCAAACTTTATACATTTTTCTATGTCAAAATCTCGAAACTTTGTGCGAAGATATGCATGGTCTTAAATGTCTTCGAAAATTGTTTATTGTTGGATGTGATAGCTTGATTTCTTTACCACGAAGCATACAATGCTTAACTACTCTGGAAGAATTTTGTATTCTTGATTGTgaaaagcttgatttgatgacaatagaagaagacaaagagaaaaaaattcaaccacTTTCCCCTCCTCTTCGTATTGTAATATTTGACAACTTACCAGAAACTCTTACCTTACCAGAACAACTTCTTCAAGGATCTGCAGAATCCTTACAAACATTCATCATAAAAAACAGTCCAAACATTAGAGAAATGCCAGAATGTATCAGCAATTTAAATAAACTTCAAAATCTTGAGATCACTCGTTGTCCAAGGTTGAGCAAAAGGTGCCGAAGAGGAACAGG includes:
- the LOC112326189 gene encoding disease resistance protein RGA2, whose translation is MKMEEIFAAEIAKSLLGKLGSFAVQEFRLAWGLEDDLARLEERLKAINVVLSDAEKQQSKNDRIRLWLHMLREVLYDAEDVLDEIECETLQRQVVKTKGSTSRKVRRFFSSSNKIALRLRMGHKIKSIIERLAEISSLKSDFNLSEQTIDCSHVLHDETEMNRSFESFSGLIGRDEDKERIINLLVAPFKVGDAHPLVLPIVGMGGLGKTSLAKSVCDAENVKSHFERKMEVCVSDDFSLKQVIQKIIKSATGERCADLDGGELIQKLEAILNGRKYLLLLDDVWNEDAQKWLLLKPLLSKGADGSKIIVTTRSQRVAEIMGTVNTAYNLSLLGQEDCLSLFYKCAFKEGQMELYPNLVGIGKEIVAKCKQVPLAVINMGTQLYGKTDETEWKSVRDSEKWEEEGDGILPALKISYQRLPTHLKRCLLYCSVFPKDYLFADLLLVQFWMAHGLILQSSNPNEKLEDVGLRYVRELISRCFFQDYEDRIVIAYFKMHDLMHDLASSLAQNEFSIISSQNHRFSKTTRHLSVIDSIFFFHRILPKFSNEFDHVRSILFADIIVGPTCKTDFEKCLSGFKHLRSLELMDDSEFKDFPERIGALKHLRYLHFFWNTEMTRLPKSLFKLQNLQALVVGAKGLEELPKDVRYMINLRFLFLVTQQKRLPEGGIGCLKFLQTLYIFLCQNLETLCEDMHGLKCLRKLFIVGCDSLISLPRSIQCLTTLEEFCILDCEKLDLMTIEEDKEKKIQPLSPPLRIVIFDNLPETLTLPEQLLQGSAESLQTFIIKNSPNIREMPECISNLNKLQNLEITRCPRLSKRCRRGTGEDWPKIKHIRRIEVDDDDSDEETSH